GCGTGACCGACGGCGAGGACGACGGGATCGGCGAGGCGACACCGCTCCCCGGCTGGACCGAGTCCGAAGACGCGTGCCGTACAGCACTGGACCGAGTCAGAGAAGTGAGCGACGGAGAACTCGCCGGGATCGAGACCCCCGCCGCGAAACACGGCCTCTCGCTCGCGCTCGCCGACCTGCGTGCCCGTCGCGAGGGCGTCTCGCTCGCGCGGTGGCTCGGGGCCGATCCGGGGACGGAGATCGTTCCCGTCAACGCGACGATCGGTGACAGTTCGTCGGAGGAAGCCGCCGAACGCGCGATCGACGCGGTAGCGGACGGCTTCGGGACGCTGAAGCTCAAAGTCGGTGCCCGTCCCGTGCCCGAGGACGTGAGCCGGGTTCGCGGGGTCCGGGAGGCCGTCGGTTACGGTATCGACCTCCGGCTGGACGCGAACGGCGGGTGGGGGCGTGACGAGGCACGGGAAGCGCTCGACGCGCTCTCGACGTTCGATCCCGAGTACCTCGAACAGCCGCTCGCGGCGACCGATCTCGACGGGATCGGAGCGCTCGAGACCGACGTTCCGATCGCGCTCGACGAGTCGCTCGTCGCCCCTGACCTCGAACGCTGTCTCGAGGTCGCGGACGTACTCGTCTGTAAACCGATGGTCCTCGGCGGGCCGGATCGCGTACTGACAGTCGCGAACCGGGCGAGAGCGCG
This region of Halalkalicoccus sp. CGA53 genomic DNA includes:
- a CDS encoding mandelate racemase/muconate lactonizing enzyme family protein; this encodes MIRLAEVRGFSLRLATPLETAADRIDERRGFLLRVTDGEDDGIGEATPLPGWTESEDACRTALDRVREVSDGELAGIETPAAKHGLSLALADLRARREGVSLARWLGADPGTEIVPVNATIGDSSSEEAAERAIDAVADGFGTLKLKVGARPVPEDVSRVRGVREAVGYGIDLRLDANGGWGRDEAREALDALSTFDPEYLEQPLAATDLDGIGALETDVPIALDESLVAPDLERCLEVADVLVCKPMVLGGPDRVLTVANRARARGTRAVLTTTIDGVVARLGALALAASIAPGTAHGIATGGLLAEDSGDDPSSVERGSMRVPDGPGLGVEWGELRV